A genomic stretch from Halorhodospira halophila SL1 includes:
- the menA gene encoding 1,4-dihydroxy-2-naphthoate octaprenyltransferase encodes MDRSMTQMSPRPSWPTIVWHAIRPRTLPLSLSPILAGSAVGWVESGVLRLDVTLVAALSTAAIQIGTNLQNDAADTLNQTDSAERIGPVRVTERGWLTPRQVMAAAYGAFALALFCGLYLVAIGGLPILVLGILSVLAGYAYSGGPFPISRGPLGELFVIFFFGLVAVGGVVYLYTGSISPPALVMGVTLGLPAAAVLLVNNLRDREGDREAGRATLAILLGPVGSVWLFGGLLAGVALGLLGMVAFGVPWTGAALGLAVLPFGVRIWRALMGAASGEDYNQCLARTGVFQLLLALVAGAGLVVGAYLHGAA; translated from the coding sequence ATGGATCGGTCGATGACGCAAATGTCCCCGCGCCCGTCCTGGCCGACGATCGTCTGGCACGCGATCCGGCCGCGCACGCTACCGCTTTCCCTGTCCCCGATCCTCGCGGGGTCCGCTGTGGGGTGGGTAGAGAGCGGCGTCCTGCGCCTCGACGTGACCCTGGTGGCGGCGTTATCGACGGCAGCGATCCAGATCGGGACCAACCTGCAGAACGACGCCGCCGACACCCTGAACCAGACCGACAGCGCCGAGCGCATCGGTCCGGTGCGGGTCACCGAGCGCGGTTGGCTGACTCCGCGGCAGGTCATGGCGGCCGCCTACGGTGCCTTCGCCCTGGCGCTGTTCTGTGGTCTCTACCTGGTGGCGATCGGCGGCCTGCCCATTCTGGTGCTCGGCATCCTCTCGGTACTGGCCGGATACGCCTACTCCGGCGGCCCGTTCCCGATCTCCCGCGGTCCGCTGGGGGAGTTGTTTGTCATCTTCTTCTTCGGGTTGGTCGCCGTCGGCGGTGTGGTCTACCTGTATACCGGGTCGATCAGTCCACCCGCGCTGGTGATGGGAGTGACCCTCGGGCTGCCGGCCGCAGCCGTGCTGCTGGTCAACAATCTGCGTGATCGCGAGGGCGACCGCGAGGCCGGGCGCGCGACGCTGGCCATCCTGCTCGGACCGGTGGGTTCGGTCTGGTTGTTCGGTGGCCTGCTCGCCGGTGTGGCGCTGGGGCTGCTCGGTATGGTTGCGTTCGGCGTGCCGTGGACCGGCGCCGCCCTGGGGCTGGCTGTGCTGCCCTTCGGGGTAAGGATCTGGCGCGCGCTGATGGGCGCGGCCAGCGGCGAGGATTACAATCAGTGCCTGGCCCGCACCGGGGTGTTCCAGCTGCTGCTCGCCCTGGTCGCCGGGGCCGGGTTGGTGGTCGGGGCGTATCTGCACGGGGCCGCGTAG
- a CDS encoding MoaD/ThiS family protein, with protein MRMELYGVLTEAAGTTRLELPAPTEGTVAAALDAAADACPELASHLPQVAVAMGDTLVPQDTPVNEDSTLILLPPVSGG; from the coding sequence ATGCGGATGGAGCTGTACGGGGTACTCACCGAGGCCGCCGGCACGACACGACTGGAACTCCCGGCGCCGACTGAGGGCACCGTGGCCGCCGCGCTGGATGCGGCTGCCGACGCCTGTCCCGAGCTAGCCAGCCACCTGCCGCAAGTGGCCGTGGCCATGGGCGACACGCTCGTCCCGCAGGACACTCCGGTGAACGAGGACAGCACCCTGATCCTGTTGCCGCCGGTCAGTGGTGGCTGA
- a CDS encoding DUF2905 domain-containing protein yields the protein MSDIPRMLIVLGVLLVLVGLAWPWIDKLGLGRLPGDIAIERDGFRFYFPITTMLVISGVVTLLLWLFRK from the coding sequence GTGTCGGACATCCCCCGGATGCTGATCGTCCTGGGCGTCCTGCTGGTGCTCGTCGGGCTGGCCTGGCCCTGGATCGACAAGCTCGGTCTGGGTCGCTTGCCCGGCGACATCGCCATCGAGCGGGACGGCTTCCGTTTCTACTTCCCCATCACCACCATGCTGGTGATCAGTGGGGTGGTTACCCTGCTGCTGTGGTTGTTCCGCAAATAA
- the rpiA gene encoding ribose-5-phosphate isomerase RpiA, which produces MSDQGKRLAAEAALEYVEEDAYVGVGTGSTVNLFIDALADMRDRIAGAVSSSEASTQRLRDRGIDVIDLNSAGRLPVYVDGADEANRFLQLIKGGGGALTREKIVASASDRFVCVADDGKMVDVLGAFPLPVEVIPMARSTVARELVRLGGRPELREGFTTDNGNVILDVHGLSITEPIKLEQTLNNIPGVVTNGIFALRPADLLLLGSDSGVRRLKAE; this is translated from the coding sequence ATGAGCGATCAGGGAAAGCGTCTGGCCGCCGAGGCGGCGCTCGAATACGTCGAGGAGGATGCCTACGTGGGCGTCGGCACCGGCTCGACGGTGAATCTTTTCATCGATGCTCTGGCGGATATGCGCGATCGCATCGCCGGTGCGGTCTCCAGCTCCGAGGCGAGTACGCAACGGCTGCGCGATCGCGGTATCGACGTGATCGACCTCAATAGCGCCGGCCGCCTGCCGGTGTACGTCGACGGCGCCGACGAGGCCAACCGCTTCCTGCAGCTGATCAAGGGGGGCGGCGGTGCGCTCACCCGCGAGAAGATCGTTGCCTCGGCGTCGGATCGGTTCGTCTGCGTGGCCGATGACGGCAAGATGGTCGATGTCCTCGGGGCCTTCCCGCTGCCGGTGGAGGTGATCCCGATGGCGCGCAGCACCGTGGCCCGGGAACTGGTCCGTCTCGGGGGGCGGCCGGAGCTGCGCGAGGGATTCACCACGGACAACGGCAACGTCATCCTGGATGTCCACGGTCTGTCCATCACTGAGCCGATCAAGCTTGAGCAGACCCTGAACAACATCCCGGGTGTGGTGACCAACGGCATCTTCGCCCTGCGCCCGGCGGATCTGCTGCTGTTGGGCAGCGACTCGGGCGTGCGACGTCTCAAGGCAGAGTAG
- the ilvA gene encoding threonine ammonia-lyase, biosynthetic yields the protein MATHHNQVKPDADKPALEQDQRAYLERILTACVYDVAEQTPLEAAPILSARMGNHLLLKREDLQPVFSFKLRGAYNRIIRLSEEARQRGVICASAGNHAQGVALSARRLGIEATIVMPRTTPQIKVDAVRRFGGNVVLHGDGYDAASAKAQELIESHGLTYIPPYDHPDVIAGQGTVGMEILHQHPRDIHAVFIPVGGGGLAAGIAVYISQLRPDIRIVAVEPEDAPTLATSLDRDERVRLDQVGLFADGVAVRQVGEHTWPILRRHIDEVVLVSTDEICASIKEVFEETRSILEPAGALGVAGAKKYASGHGIRNETLVAINSGANMNFSRLSHVAERAELGEHREAVLAVTIPERPGAFRRFCETIGERPITEFNYRMADPDTAHVYAGVALQNGSEERHALVDRLREQGYPVLDLTQDEMAKVHVRHMVGGRGHGVADEVVYRFEFPERPGALMQFLASLGGRWNISLFHYRNNGAAYGRVLCGIQVPTEAREAFQEFLHELDYSFVEETDNPAYKLFLS from the coding sequence ATGGCTACCCATCATAACCAAGTCAAGCCCGACGCCGACAAACCGGCCCTGGAACAGGATCAACGGGCCTACCTCGAGCGCATCCTGACCGCCTGCGTCTACGACGTTGCCGAGCAGACGCCGCTGGAGGCCGCCCCCATCCTCTCGGCACGCATGGGCAATCACCTGCTGCTCAAGCGCGAAGACCTCCAGCCGGTCTTCTCTTTCAAGCTACGCGGCGCCTACAACCGCATCATCCGCCTTTCCGAGGAAGCCCGCCAGCGCGGGGTGATCTGCGCCTCGGCGGGCAACCATGCCCAGGGCGTGGCCCTCTCGGCCCGGCGGCTCGGGATCGAGGCGACCATCGTCATGCCCCGGACCACGCCTCAGATCAAGGTGGATGCCGTGCGCCGCTTCGGCGGCAACGTGGTCCTGCACGGCGACGGCTACGACGCGGCCTCGGCCAAGGCGCAGGAGCTGATCGAGAGCCACGGCCTGACCTACATCCCGCCGTACGACCACCCCGACGTCATCGCCGGGCAGGGCACGGTGGGCATGGAGATCCTCCACCAGCACCCGCGCGACATCCACGCCGTATTCATCCCGGTAGGCGGTGGAGGGCTGGCGGCAGGCATCGCCGTCTACATCAGTCAGCTGCGCCCGGATATCCGCATCGTGGCCGTCGAGCCCGAGGATGCACCGACCCTGGCCACCAGCCTCGATCGGGACGAGCGAGTCCGCCTCGACCAGGTGGGGCTGTTCGCCGACGGGGTGGCGGTGCGCCAGGTGGGCGAGCACACCTGGCCGATCCTGCGCCGCCACATCGACGAGGTGGTGCTGGTCAGCACCGACGAGATCTGCGCCTCGATCAAGGAGGTCTTCGAGGAGACCCGCTCGATCCTCGAACCGGCCGGTGCCCTGGGCGTGGCCGGTGCCAAGAAGTACGCCAGCGGGCACGGGATCCGCAACGAAACCCTGGTGGCCATCAACAGCGGCGCCAACATGAACTTCTCACGGCTCTCCCACGTGGCCGAACGCGCCGAGCTGGGCGAGCACCGCGAGGCGGTGCTGGCGGTCACCATCCCCGAGCGCCCGGGGGCCTTCCGGCGCTTCTGCGAGACCATCGGCGAGCGGCCGATCACCGAGTTCAACTACCGCATGGCCGACCCGGACACCGCCCACGTCTACGCCGGCGTGGCGCTGCAGAACGGGAGCGAGGAGCGGCACGCGCTGGTTGATCGCCTGCGCGAGCAGGGCTATCCGGTGCTCGACCTGACCCAGGACGAGATGGCCAAGGTCCATGTGCGTCATATGGTCGGCGGCCGCGGTCACGGGGTCGCCGACGAGGTGGTCTACCGCTTCGAGTTCCCGGAGCGCCCCGGTGCCCTGATGCAGTTCCTGGCCAGCCTGGGCGGACGCTGGAACATCAGCCTGTTCCATTACCGCAACAACGGCGCCGCCTACGGTCGGGTGCTGTGCGGGATCCAGGTACCCACCGAGGCGCGCGAGGCCTTCCAGGAGTTCCTCCACGAGCTCGATTACAGCTTCGTGGAGGAAACGGACAATCCGGCCTACAAACTTTTCCTGAGTTGA
- a CDS encoding polysaccharide deacetylase family protein — protein MHPRTWLPAGVTLAALTAGTSHALGQNPPEKDPEADPQGSAVVFMYHRFGEDRYPSTSVSLEQFEAQLDYLEEEDFNVWPIEWVIDILRHGGEIPERTVSITVDDAYASVYEEAFPRLKERDWPMTVFVATDDVDSGRSAYMDWDQMREMRDSGLVRFANHSSSHDYLVRRDHDEEDDEAWRARMREDVNNAQRRLQEELGEDVNTDPKLYAYPFGEYDPELAELLRDKGYTAFGQHSGAVGPLSDKRALPRFAVNEQFGDMDDFELRANSLPLPIETMEPFDPLLDDDNNPPRMEIQLAEDHDVGAGRLNCFASGQGAMEVEWLDDEQTRFAVQAEEPFGQGRARYNCTAPHRDGSGRFFWFSKQWLND, from the coding sequence ATGCACCCACGCACCTGGCTGCCGGCTGGTGTCACCCTGGCCGCCCTGACGGCAGGCACCAGCCACGCGCTCGGGCAGAACCCACCGGAGAAGGATCCGGAAGCCGACCCCCAGGGCAGCGCAGTGGTCTTCATGTACCACCGCTTCGGCGAGGACCGCTACCCCTCGACCAGCGTCAGCCTCGAGCAGTTCGAGGCGCAGCTCGACTACCTCGAGGAGGAGGACTTCAACGTCTGGCCGATCGAGTGGGTCATCGACATCCTACGCCACGGCGGCGAGATCCCCGAGCGCACGGTGTCGATCACGGTCGACGACGCCTACGCGTCCGTCTACGAAGAGGCGTTCCCGCGCCTGAAAGAGCGCGACTGGCCGATGACCGTCTTCGTCGCCACGGACGACGTCGACTCCGGCCGCTCCGCCTACATGGACTGGGATCAGATGCGCGAGATGCGCGACTCCGGGCTGGTTCGCTTCGCCAACCACTCCTCGAGCCACGACTACCTGGTCCGCCGGGACCACGACGAGGAGGACGATGAGGCGTGGCGGGCGCGCATGCGCGAGGACGTCAACAACGCCCAGAGACGCCTGCAGGAGGAGCTCGGCGAGGATGTGAACACCGACCCCAAGCTCTACGCCTATCCGTTCGGCGAATACGATCCGGAACTCGCCGAACTGCTGCGCGACAAGGGGTACACCGCCTTCGGGCAGCACTCGGGGGCCGTCGGACCGCTCAGTGACAAGCGTGCCCTGCCGCGCTTCGCGGTCAACGAGCAATTCGGCGACATGGACGACTTCGAGCTGCGCGCCAACAGCCTACCGCTGCCGATCGAGACGATGGAGCCCTTCGATCCGCTCCTCGACGACGACAACAACCCACCCCGCATGGAGATCCAGCTGGCCGAGGATCACGATGTCGGCGCCGGCCGGCTGAACTGCTTTGCCAGCGGTCAGGGGGCCATGGAGGTGGAGTGGTTGGACGACGAGCAGACGCGTTTCGCCGTCCAGGCCGAGGAGCCCTTCGGCCAGGGCCGTGCCCGCTATAACTGCACAGCCCCGCACCGCGACGGCAGCGGGCGTTTCTTCTGGTTCAGCAAGCAGTGGCTGAACGACTGA
- a CDS encoding glucosaminidase domain-containing protein: MMTETGMKDWRIGRWVAISAGLAVLVAAPVAYWAYQSTEERVEGESAEPPSDVVDPEPFRVPELTFVEADGSEAMLERLRERGGEQWPPDAQVPPVTAASFPDDLAEVDVQTRKEVFFRILTPIVLAENARLREAREFVAEVGERHEALEGAARERLEGLAAHYRVDLDDDGAIEELLRRLDEIPADMAVAQAANESGWGTSRFTRQANNLFGEWTWTQEEGLVPERRGEGETHRIRVFPSLQRSVRSYYFTLNVGHAYDELRDLRARMRDEGGELDGEALSAGLTAYSERGEAYVEEVRSMIRFNELQRLNGLRLEDVERQPTELAQAEAEADGE; this comes from the coding sequence ATGATGACCGAAACCGGGATGAAAGACTGGCGCATCGGCCGCTGGGTGGCCATCAGCGCGGGCCTGGCGGTCCTCGTCGCCGCGCCGGTGGCCTACTGGGCTTATCAGTCCACCGAGGAGCGGGTCGAGGGGGAGTCTGCTGAGCCGCCATCGGACGTGGTGGATCCGGAGCCGTTCCGGGTGCCCGAGCTGACCTTCGTCGAGGCCGATGGCAGTGAGGCCATGCTCGAGCGGCTGCGTGAGCGCGGTGGGGAGCAGTGGCCCCCCGACGCACAGGTCCCGCCGGTGACCGCCGCCAGCTTCCCCGACGATCTCGCCGAGGTGGACGTGCAGACCCGCAAGGAGGTCTTCTTCCGCATCCTGACTCCCATTGTCCTGGCCGAGAACGCCCGTCTGCGCGAGGCGCGGGAGTTCGTGGCCGAGGTCGGGGAGCGCCACGAGGCGCTCGAAGGGGCTGCCCGCGAGCGCCTGGAGGGCCTGGCTGCGCATTATCGAGTCGATCTCGACGACGACGGGGCTATCGAGGAGCTGCTGCGCCGCCTGGATGAGATCCCGGCGGATATGGCGGTGGCCCAGGCCGCCAACGAGAGCGGCTGGGGGACCTCACGCTTTACCCGACAGGCCAATAACCTCTTCGGCGAGTGGACCTGGACCCAGGAGGAAGGCCTGGTACCCGAGCGCCGCGGCGAGGGCGAGACCCACCGTATTCGGGTCTTCCCTTCCCTGCAGCGATCCGTCCGCTCCTACTACTTCACCCTGAACGTCGGTCACGCCTACGACGAGCTGCGCGATCTGCGGGCCCGGATGCGCGACGAGGGGGGAGAGCTCGACGGGGAGGCTTTGAGTGCGGGGCTGACCGCCTACTCGGAGCGTGGCGAGGCTTACGTGGAGGAGGTGCGGTCGATGATTCGCTTCAACGAGCTCCAGCGGCTCAACGGCCTGCGTCTGGAGGATGTGGAGCGGCAGCCGACGGAACTGGCGCAGGCCGAGGCGGAGGCGGACGGGGAGTGA
- a CDS encoding EVE domain-containing protein — MNRWVMKSEPDVFGIDDLAAAPQGTDRWDGVRNYQVRNMIRDHMRPGDAAFFYHSNTRPPGVVGVMEVVSGPYPDPTAFDPDDLHYDPKSTPEAPRWYCVDVRFRERLPRQVTLQELRECPDLEGFPLIRRGNRLSIVPVTEAQWAVIRRLAEG; from the coding sequence ATGAACCGCTGGGTGATGAAGTCCGAGCCCGATGTGTTCGGCATCGATGATCTAGCCGCGGCGCCGCAGGGTACGGACCGATGGGACGGGGTGCGTAACTATCAGGTGCGCAACATGATCCGCGACCACATGCGCCCCGGCGATGCCGCCTTCTTCTACCACTCCAATACCCGTCCGCCGGGGGTGGTCGGGGTGATGGAGGTGGTCAGTGGCCCCTACCCGGATCCTACGGCCTTCGATCCGGACGACCTCCACTACGATCCGAAGAGCACCCCGGAGGCCCCACGCTGGTATTGCGTTGATGTCCGTTTCCGCGAGCGCTTGCCGCGGCAGGTCACCCTGCAGGAACTGCGCGAGTGTCCTGATCTGGAAGGTTTCCCGCTGATCCGGCGGGGCAACCGCCTGTCCATCGTCCCGGTCACCGAGGCCCAATGGGCGGTCATTCGCCGACTCGCTGAGGGCTGA
- a CDS encoding 5-formyltetrahydrofolate cyclo-ligase, which produces MEAKRDIRRRLRNRRRRIPAGERRRAELRLRDETLRLVETQGVQRVAGYLDADGEAPTGAILNALHQRGQAIYLPALRRQCRRMGFRRWAPEAPLRPNRYGVPEPPPGLAAELPVRDLDLVLAPLVAFDPAGRRLGMGGGFYDATFARLRRYPWHPPRIVGLAFSSQEVAQLPGDAWDLPLEGVITERGYVRLPVRTVGLGSA; this is translated from the coding sequence GTGGAGGCCAAGCGCGACATCCGTCGCCGATTGCGCAACCGCCGACGCCGGATCCCGGCCGGCGAGCGCCGTCGCGCCGAGCTGCGCCTGCGTGACGAGACCCTCAGGCTGGTCGAGACCCAGGGGGTGCAGCGGGTGGCCGGTTACCTCGATGCCGACGGCGAGGCGCCCACCGGGGCGATCCTCAACGCGCTGCACCAGCGCGGGCAGGCGATCTATCTGCCGGCGCTGCGCCGACAGTGCCGGCGCATGGGCTTTCGCCGCTGGGCCCCCGAGGCGCCGCTGCGCCCCAATCGTTACGGTGTCCCCGAACCGCCGCCAGGCCTGGCGGCAGAGCTGCCGGTCCGGGATCTGGATCTGGTGCTGGCGCCGCTGGTCGCCTTCGATCCCGCCGGGCGCCGACTGGGTATGGGCGGGGGGTTCTACGACGCCACCTTCGCGAGGTTGCGGCGGTACCCCTGGCACCCGCCGCGCATCGTGGGCCTGGCGTTCAGTTCCCAGGAGGTGGCGCAGTTGCCCGGCGACGCGTGGGATCTGCCCCTGGAGGGGGTGATCACCGAGCGCGGCTATGTCAGGCTGCCGGTGCGTACGGTCGGATTGGGGAGCGCATGA
- a CDS encoding cell division protein ZapA, with product MTEAVKVRILDQDFTVACPEDAKNELLQSADYVDRKMREIRKSGNVVGTDRVAVVAALNIAYELLSVQAENEQLADVRQRLARLDARISEAVDGSS from the coding sequence ATGACCGAAGCGGTCAAGGTACGCATCCTGGATCAGGACTTTACCGTCGCGTGTCCTGAGGACGCCAAGAACGAGTTGCTGCAATCTGCCGATTATGTGGATCGCAAGATGCGCGAGATCCGCAAGAGCGGCAACGTGGTCGGCACGGACCGGGTGGCGGTGGTGGCGGCGCTGAACATCGCCTACGAACTGCTCAGCGTGCAGGCCGAGAACGAGCAGTTGGCGGACGTGCGCCAGCGCCTGGCCCGGCTCGACGCCCGCATCTCCGAGGCGGTCGACGGCAGCTCCTGA
- a CDS encoding TIGR02449 family protein, producing the protein MSDYSVEELVRLEQRIEQLLRQHERLREENRLLREAQEQLQADRAALQEKNELARSQIESMISRLKAMEQ; encoded by the coding sequence GTGTCTGATTACTCGGTCGAAGAGCTGGTGCGTCTGGAGCAGCGCATCGAGCAGCTGCTGCGCCAGCACGAGCGCCTGCGCGAGGAAAACCGCCTGCTTCGCGAGGCGCAGGAGCAGCTCCAGGCGGATCGGGCGGCGCTTCAGGAAAAGAACGAACTCGCCCGTTCCCAGATCGAGTCGATGATCAGCCGGCTCAAGGCGATGGAGCAGTAG
- a CDS encoding UPF0149 family protein has product MASGQRYQGVAEVLEAVGTPVGAAEAHGMLTGMLSGTGDAGQAHWIAEVLADTEPRGEAARACLETLTLLYDETATELADDAMGFAPLLPAEDEPFGDRVRALAAWSSGFLFGLGRTEPGEDTDLPAEVREFLSDLAEISRVAAEPAEDEDDEASYTELLEYIRVGVLLCREHMGHPSVEAQDP; this is encoded by the coding sequence ATGGCTTCCGGACAACGTTATCAAGGGGTCGCCGAAGTCCTCGAGGCGGTCGGCACCCCGGTGGGCGCCGCCGAGGCCCACGGCATGCTCACCGGTATGCTCAGCGGTACCGGCGACGCGGGTCAGGCCCACTGGATCGCCGAGGTTCTGGCCGATACCGAACCGCGCGGCGAGGCGGCGCGGGCCTGCCTGGAGACGCTGACCCTACTCTACGATGAAACCGCTACGGAACTCGCGGACGATGCCATGGGCTTCGCGCCGCTCTTGCCCGCCGAGGACGAACCGTTCGGTGACCGCGTCCGCGCGCTGGCCGCCTGGAGCAGCGGGTTCTTGTTCGGGCTCGGGCGAACCGAGCCCGGCGAGGACACCGACCTGCCCGCCGAGGTCCGCGAGTTTCTCAGCGACCTGGCGGAGATCTCCCGGGTCGCCGCCGAACCGGCCGAGGACGAAGACGACGAGGCGTCGTATACCGAACTCTTGGAGTATATCCGTGTCGGCGTCCTGCTCTGTCGGGAGCACATGGGCCACCCCAGCGTCGAGGCCCAGGATCCATGA
- a CDS encoding aminopeptidase P N-terminal domain-containing protein: MNETIDFTQLACEQRETLARRIGESAVVVVPAAREQPRNRDVDHPFRQDSDFRYLTAFPEPDAVAVLAPGRPEGEYVLFVRERDPEAERWAGARTGPEAACQAYGADQAWPLGELDQRLPDLLVGRERMIAPLGRDEHWDRQLLQWLQAGRARARGQAVAPDRIELLDRNIHEQRLIKRPAELEAMRRAAGISVAAHRRAMQAVQSGMPEYALAAELLGIFHRHGGEAAYPSIVAGGANACVLHYVTLRNTLHEGDLVLIDAGAEVDGYAADITRTFPVSGVFSAEQRAVYDVVLEAQEAAIGQVCSGNDFDAFHRTATRILTQGMVDLGWLRGEVDGLIEQGAHRRFFPHRTGHWLGLDVHDVGSYAVEGAWRVLQPGMVVTVEPGLYCPPGSEEVDPRWHGIGVRIEDDVVVERETPRILTSGVPKTPEAIEDLMGAVRGAGYEESGDFD; the protein is encoded by the coding sequence ATGAACGAGACCATCGATTTCACCCAGCTTGCCTGCGAGCAGCGGGAGACCCTGGCTCGGCGCATCGGTGAGAGCGCGGTGGTGGTGGTCCCAGCGGCGCGGGAACAGCCCCGCAACCGCGATGTGGACCACCCCTTCCGCCAGGACAGCGACTTCCGCTACCTCACCGCCTTCCCCGAACCCGACGCGGTGGCGGTGCTCGCCCCCGGCCGGCCCGAGGGCGAGTATGTGCTGTTCGTCCGTGAGCGCGACCCGGAGGCGGAACGGTGGGCCGGGGCGCGCACCGGCCCCGAGGCCGCCTGCCAGGCCTACGGCGCCGATCAGGCCTGGCCGCTGGGAGAGCTCGATCAGCGACTGCCCGACCTGCTCGTCGGCCGGGAACGGATGATCGCGCCGCTGGGCCGCGACGAGCACTGGGACCGCCAGCTCCTGCAGTGGCTGCAGGCCGGGCGGGCGCGAGCCCGGGGCCAGGCCGTCGCCCCGGACCGCATCGAGCTGCTCGACCGCAACATCCACGAGCAGCGGCTGATCAAGCGCCCCGCCGAGCTCGAAGCGATGCGCCGGGCAGCCGGCATCTCGGTGGCGGCGCATCGGCGCGCCATGCAGGCCGTCCAGTCGGGGATGCCCGAGTACGCGCTGGCTGCCGAGCTGCTCGGCATCTTCCACCGACACGGCGGCGAGGCCGCCTATCCGAGCATCGTCGCTGGGGGCGCCAACGCCTGCGTACTTCATTACGTCACCCTGCGCAACACACTGCACGAGGGCGACCTGGTCCTCATTGACGCCGGCGCCGAGGTGGACGGCTACGCCGCCGATATCACCCGCACGTTCCCGGTCAGCGGGGTCTTCAGCGCCGAGCAGCGAGCCGTCTACGACGTGGTCCTCGAGGCCCAGGAGGCAGCCATCGGGCAAGTGTGCAGCGGCAACGACTTCGACGCCTTCCACCGCACCGCCACGCGCATCCTCACCCAGGGCATGGTGGATCTCGGCTGGCTCCGGGGCGAGGTGGACGGACTGATCGAGCAGGGCGCCCACCGGCGCTTCTTCCCCCACCGCACCGGTCACTGGCTGGGACTGGACGTACACGACGTCGGCAGCTATGCAGTAGAGGGAGCGTGGCGCGTCCTCCAGCCTGGCATGGTGGTGACCGTCGAGCCGGGGCTCTACTGCCCGCCGGGCAGCGAGGAGGTGGATCCACGCTGGCACGGGATCGGCGTTCGCATCGAGGACGACGTGGTTGTCGAGCGGGAGACCCCGCGCATCCTCACCAGCGGGGTGCCGAAGACCCCCGAGGCCATTGAGGATCTGATGGGCGCCGTGCGCGGCGCAGGCTACGAGGAAAGTGGAGACTTCGACTGA